A genomic segment from Leptolyngbya boryana PCC 6306 encodes:
- a CDS encoding metal-sensing transcriptional repressor, protein MTTSDLPHGTESHSHHHDHEPHDHVHSEESIRKVVNRLSRIEGHVRGIKAMVESDRPCPDVLVQVAAVRGALDRVARLILDEHLSQCVARAAQEGNIEAEIEELKTALDRFLT, encoded by the coding sequence ATGACGACCTCAGATTTGCCTCACGGTACGGAGTCGCACTCTCATCATCACGATCATGAGCCGCATGATCATGTCCATAGCGAAGAATCGATTCGGAAGGTGGTCAATCGTCTTTCTCGAATTGAAGGACATGTGCGGGGTATTAAAGCGATGGTAGAAAGCGATCGACCTTGCCCAGATGTTTTAGTCCAAGTTGCCGCAGTCCGCGGGGCACTCGATCGAGTAGCTCGTTTGATTTTAGACGAGCACTTATCTCAATGTGTGGCGCGTGCGGCTCAAGAAGGCAATATTGAAGCGGAAATTGAAGAACTGAAAACCGCCCTCGATCGTTTTCTAACTTGA
- the trmD gene encoding tRNA (guanosine(37)-N1)-methyltransferase TrmD: protein MRFDIVTLFPDFFASPLQSGLLGKALAKQIAEVHLTNPRDFAIDKHRRVDDEPYGGGVGMLMKPEPIFAAVESLPVLPRREVVFVTPQGEPMRQDLLKEFSANFDQIVIICGHYEGIDERVLNLVTREVSLGDFVLTCGEIPALALLNGTIRLLPGAIGKEESLKLESFETGLLDYPQYTRPPVFREWEVPTVLRSGNHAEIDRWRTQQQIERTRTRRPDLYQEWLEQTGQFKPDEVNHEPC from the coding sequence ATGCGCTTCGATATTGTCACGTTGTTTCCAGATTTTTTTGCGTCGCCGCTGCAATCTGGATTACTGGGGAAAGCTTTGGCGAAACAAATCGCGGAGGTACATCTGACTAATCCGCGAGATTTTGCGATCGATAAACATCGCCGAGTCGATGATGAGCCTTACGGGGGCGGGGTCGGCATGTTGATGAAGCCAGAGCCAATTTTCGCAGCGGTCGAATCTTTACCCGTACTGCCCCGCCGCGAGGTAGTATTTGTGACACCGCAAGGTGAGCCGATGCGACAAGATTTGCTCAAGGAATTTTCGGCGAATTTTGATCAGATTGTCATCATTTGCGGACATTATGAAGGGATAGACGAGCGGGTGCTGAATTTGGTGACGCGCGAGGTCTCGTTAGGAGATTTTGTGTTGACGTGTGGAGAGATTCCGGCTTTAGCGCTTTTAAACGGCACAATTCGGCTGTTACCGGGTGCGATTGGCAAGGAAGAGTCGCTGAAATTGGAAAGTTTTGAAACAGGATTGCTCGATTATCCGCAATACACCCGTCCGCCCGTGTTTCGAGAATGGGAAGTTCCGACTGTTTTGCGATCGGGCAACCATGCTGAAATCGATCGCTGGCGGACGCAGCAACAGATCGAACGCACTCGAACTCGTCGCCCGGATTTATATCAAGAGTGGCTGGAGCAGACGGGGCAATTTAAACCTGATGAAGTAAATCACGAACCATGTTGA
- the argF gene encoding ornithine carbamoyltransferase, producing the protein MGSLKGRDLLKLSDLSPDEVMELLEIAAQLKSGKLNPRITVNGHPPVLGLLFYKASTRTRVSFSTAMYHLGGQVLDLPLNATQVSRGEPIEDTARVLDRYLDILAIRTFEQSDLDTFAQEMQIPVINALTDLEHPCQVLADLQTIQETFSTLSGLTLTYVGDGNNVAHSLMLGCALVGMNVRIATPIDYRPLPEIVQLTEKIANGKSEVLLTDDPIAAAKDSHVLYTDVWASMGQEDLAESRIPIFQPYQVNSELMSYADKDAIVLHCLPAHRGEEITEDVIEGSQSKVWDQAENRMHAQKALMASLLGAV; encoded by the coding sequence ATGGGTTCACTTAAAGGACGGGATTTATTGAAATTGTCAGATCTCAGCCCAGACGAAGTGATGGAGTTGCTAGAGATTGCAGCACAGCTTAAATCTGGAAAATTAAACCCACGGATCACGGTCAACGGTCATCCGCCCGTGTTGGGATTGCTGTTCTATAAAGCCTCGACTCGAACCCGTGTGAGCTTCTCAACTGCCATGTATCACCTTGGAGGACAAGTTCTTGATTTGCCCTTGAATGCCACTCAGGTGAGCCGTGGAGAACCGATCGAAGATACCGCAAGAGTCCTCGATCGCTACCTCGACATCTTGGCAATTCGTACCTTTGAGCAGTCAGATCTCGACACATTCGCTCAAGAAATGCAGATTCCAGTCATCAATGCCCTGACGGATTTAGAGCATCCTTGCCAGGTTTTAGCCGACTTACAAACGATTCAAGAAACCTTTTCGACCCTTTCCGGTTTGACGCTGACGTATGTCGGAGATGGCAATAATGTCGCGCATTCGCTCATGTTGGGCTGTGCCTTAGTGGGTATGAATGTCCGAATTGCAACTCCTATAGACTACCGACCTCTGCCCGAAATTGTGCAACTGACGGAAAAAATTGCCAACGGTAAATCCGAAGTGCTGTTAACCGATGATCCGATCGCGGCCGCAAAAGATTCCCATGTGCTCTATACCGATGTCTGGGCAAGTATGGGACAAGAGGATCTCGCCGAAAGCCGAATTCCGATTTTTCAGCCTTACCAAGTGAATTCCGAGTTGATGAGCTATGCGGACAAAGACGCGATCGTGCTGCACTGTCTTCCGGCACATCGGGGCGAAGAAATCACCGAGGATGTGATCGAAGGCTCTCAATCGAAAGTTTGGGATCAAGCCGAAAATCGTATGCACGCTCAAAAAGCGCTCATGGCAAGTTTGCTCGGTGCAGTCTGA
- a CDS encoding SDR family NAD(P)-dependent oxidoreductase, translating to MFQELDMESEKREIVVVGASRGIGAAVAQHFAQKGDSVFSISRSQPIAGKWIQADISTPEGIQSIVSRIGDSTIDALLFMGGVWENGAFTDQYDFMTSSDQETRFVIAVNTIAPIELTKQLAKNLAQSDNPRAIFIGALSGLDHSPTIEVANTASKFGLRGAAQALKLALCDYKIGITVINPGNIATEEVIADIEEGRFTTQVPISLADVISTIEWILTLSNTVDIGEINMYQKG from the coding sequence ATGTTTCAAGAGTTGGATATGGAATCTGAGAAAAGAGAAATTGTTGTAGTCGGAGCGAGTCGGGGGATTGGAGCGGCTGTCGCACAGCACTTTGCCCAAAAAGGTGATTCTGTGTTCTCGATTTCCAGAAGTCAGCCGATAGCAGGAAAGTGGATTCAAGCAGATATTTCCACTCCAGAAGGAATCCAATCCATTGTCAGTCGCATTGGTGACTCAACAATCGATGCCCTCTTGTTTATGGGAGGAGTTTGGGAAAACGGCGCATTTACCGATCAATATGACTTTATGACAAGCTCTGATCAAGAAACTCGCTTTGTGATAGCTGTCAATACAATTGCGCCGATTGAACTGACCAAGCAGCTTGCTAAAAATCTTGCCCAGTCTGACAACCCAAGAGCCATATTTATTGGCGCACTCTCAGGATTGGATCACTCTCCAACGATCGAGGTCGCAAATACAGCATCTAAATTTGGGTTAAGGGGAGCAGCCCAGGCATTGAAACTTGCTCTCTGTGATTACAAGATTGGGATTACGGTCATTAACCCAGGCAATATCGCAACTGAAGAAGTCATAGCAGATATTGAAGAGGGTAGATTTACAACACAAGTTCCAATTTCACTGGCAGATGTCATTTCTACAATTGAATGGATTCTCACACTTTCAAATACTGTCGATATTGGAGAGATTAATATGTATCAGAAAGGGTAA
- a CDS encoding HhoA/HhoB/HtrA family serine endopeptidase: MQRAQLSNQLRRIQIAIVTLALMFGFTLSLPQSVKAETIEAAQPAPRAITRGSFVAEAVQKVGKAVVRIDTEKTVTRRADPMLDDPMFRRFFGEDFAPRSETLRGQGSGFVIEKSGIILTNSHVVNGADKVTVTLKDGRVFEGKVRGFDEVTDLAVVKVEGKDLPTAPLADSDQVQVGDWAIAVGNPLGLDNTVTLGIVSTLHRSSAQIGLSDKRLDFLQTDAAINPGNSGGPLLNDRGEVIGINTAIRPDAMGIGFAIPINKAKSVKDALAKGEKIPHPYIGVQMTTLTPEIARQNNTDPNSPFEVPEVNGVIVVRVVPNSPAAAAGFRRGDVVTEIDGQAISKAEQLQALVENVKPGQTLKVQVQRGKQMQQLLVKPAELQDVG, encoded by the coding sequence ATGCAACGCGCTCAACTCTCAAATCAGCTTCGGCGAATTCAAATTGCGATCGTCACACTCGCGCTGATGTTCGGCTTTACCCTATCGCTTCCCCAATCGGTGAAAGCCGAGACAATTGAAGCGGCACAACCCGCTCCACGCGCCATTACACGCGGCAGCTTTGTCGCGGAAGCCGTGCAAAAAGTGGGGAAAGCGGTCGTCAGAATCGACACCGAGAAGACCGTCACAAGACGCGCTGATCCGATGCTCGATGATCCCATGTTTCGCCGATTCTTTGGGGAAGATTTTGCTCCACGATCGGAGACATTACGCGGTCAAGGATCGGGATTTGTGATTGAGAAAAGCGGCATTATTCTGACCAACTCACACGTCGTCAACGGCGCGGACAAAGTGACTGTGACCTTGAAAGATGGGCGAGTGTTTGAAGGAAAAGTCCGAGGCTTTGATGAAGTGACAGATTTAGCTGTGGTCAAAGTTGAGGGCAAAGATCTGCCCACTGCACCTTTAGCCGATTCTGACCAAGTGCAAGTTGGAGATTGGGCGATCGCTGTTGGCAATCCTCTCGGCTTAGATAACACTGTGACCTTGGGAATTGTCAGTACGTTACATCGATCGAGCGCTCAGATTGGTTTATCCGATAAACGCTTAGATTTCTTACAAACCGATGCCGCAATCAATCCCGGAAATTCGGGTGGCCCCTTGCTCAACGATCGTGGCGAAGTGATCGGAATTAACACTGCCATCCGCCCGGATGCGATGGGAATTGGGTTTGCGATTCCCATCAATAAAGCGAAATCAGTGAAAGATGCGCTTGCCAAGGGTGAAAAGATTCCACATCCTTACATTGGCGTGCAAATGACGACCTTAACTCCTGAAATTGCGCGTCAAAACAATACCGATCCAAATTCGCCGTTTGAAGTCCCTGAAGTCAATGGCGTGATTGTCGTGCGCGTTGTGCCAAATTCTCCGGCTGCTGCGGCTGGCTTCCGCCGAGGTGATGTCGTCACTGAAATTGATGGACAAGCAATTTCTAAAGCAGAACAGCTTCAAGCCCTGGTGGAAAATGTGAAACCCGGTCAAACCTTGAAAGTTCAGGTTCAGCGGGGCAAGCAAATGCAGCAATTGTTAGTTAAGCCTGCGGAACTGCAAGACGTGGGCTAG
- the moeB gene encoding molybdopterin-synthase adenylyltransferase MoeB: protein MLNPNLDEIQLTQDDIARYSRHLILPEVGVDGQKRLKAASVLCIGTGGLGSPLLLYLAAAGIGRIGIVDFDVVDHSNLQRQVIHGTSWVGKPKIESAKNRIHEINPFCQVDLYETRLSSENALDIVAPYDIVVDGTDNFPTRYLVNDACVLLNKPNVYGSIFRFEGQATVFNYEGGPNYRDLYPEPPPPGLVPSCAEGGVLGILPGIIGVIQATETVKIILGTGETLSGRLMLYNALDMKFRELKLRPNPVRPVIEKLIDYEMFCGIPQAKAAEEQEKANMQEVTVQELKQLIDSGAIGSEYVLLDVRNPNEYDIAKIPGSVLIPLPDIENGDGVAKVKELLNGHKLIAHCKMGGRSAKALGILKSSGIDGINVKGGITAWSKEIDSSVPEY, encoded by the coding sequence ATGTTAAATCCAAATCTGGACGAGATCCAGTTAACTCAAGATGATATTGCCCGATACTCCAGGCATTTAATTTTGCCGGAAGTTGGGGTCGATGGACAGAAACGCCTAAAAGCAGCCAGCGTTCTTTGTATTGGAACGGGTGGCTTGGGGTCGCCTTTATTGCTGTATCTTGCTGCTGCCGGGATTGGACGGATCGGGATTGTCGATTTTGATGTCGTCGATCACTCGAATTTGCAACGGCAAGTCATTCACGGCACATCGTGGGTCGGCAAACCGAAGATCGAATCAGCTAAGAATCGGATTCACGAAATTAATCCATTCTGCCAAGTTGATTTGTATGAAACGCGCCTCAGTTCGGAAAATGCGCTCGATATCGTCGCGCCTTACGACATCGTGGTGGATGGAACGGATAATTTCCCGACTCGGTATTTGGTCAATGATGCCTGCGTGCTGTTGAACAAACCGAATGTATATGGTTCGATTTTCCGCTTTGAAGGACAGGCAACGGTCTTTAACTACGAGGGCGGACCGAACTATCGAGATTTGTATCCAGAACCCCCGCCACCTGGATTGGTTCCGTCTTGTGCCGAAGGTGGAGTCTTGGGAATTTTGCCGGGTATTATCGGTGTGATTCAAGCGACTGAGACGGTCAAGATCATTTTGGGTACAGGCGAAACATTAAGCGGGCGACTAATGCTTTACAATGCGCTCGATATGAAGTTCCGCGAGTTGAAACTTCGCCCAAATCCAGTGCGTCCTGTGATTGAGAAATTAATCGATTACGAGATGTTCTGTGGCATTCCTCAAGCTAAAGCTGCCGAAGAACAGGAAAAAGCCAATATGCAAGAAGTGACTGTTCAGGAATTGAAGCAACTGATCGACAGTGGTGCGATCGGAAGCGAATACGTTCTTCTCGATGTCCGCAATCCAAACGAGTACGATATCGCTAAGATCCCTGGCTCTGTCTTGATTCCGCTGCCTGACATCGAAAATGGTGATGGCGTTGCGAAAGTCAAAGAATTGCTGAATGGGCACAAGCTTATTGCTCATTGCAAGATGGGAGGTCGATCGGCAAAAGCGCTCGGCATTCTCAAGTCTTCAGGAATTGATGGCATCAATGTGAAAGGTGGGATTACTGCCTGGAGCAAAGAAATCGATTCCTCTGTGCCGGAATACTAA
- a CDS encoding cyanophycinase, giving the protein MLESVLQSFEPQMPQSLNTAIMVIGGAEDKIHGREILQNFFFRAGGSDARIAIIPSASREPLVIGDRYYTIFSDMGAQEIKVLNILDRAQCDAPEMQEYVSECSAVFLTGGDQLRLCGLLSDTPVMDIVRSRAQSGEITLAGTSAGAAVMGHHMIAGGGSGESPNHSLVDMTLGLGIIPEVLVDQHFHNRNRMARLMSAIVAHPDRLGIGIDEDTCALFEGDGILQVLGKGAVTILDPSEMNYTNQAEINKTDPICMGNLRLHVLSAGCRFDLRRRTMLLRESRRKPFWDRP; this is encoded by the coding sequence ATGCTAGAGTCAGTCTTGCAATCGTTTGAACCGCAGATGCCTCAGTCTCTCAATACCGCCATTATGGTAATTGGCGGCGCAGAAGATAAAATTCATGGACGCGAAATCCTGCAAAACTTTTTCTTTCGGGCAGGAGGAAGTGATGCCCGCATCGCGATTATTCCCTCCGCTTCCCGTGAACCCCTAGTGATTGGCGATCGCTATTACACTATCTTCTCCGATATGGGCGCTCAGGAAATCAAGGTACTGAACATTCTTGATCGGGCGCAATGTGACGCACCCGAGATGCAAGAGTATGTCAGCGAATGTAGCGCTGTTTTCCTGACCGGAGGCGATCAATTACGCCTGTGTGGATTGTTATCAGATACGCCTGTGATGGATATTGTGCGATCGCGCGCCCAATCCGGCGAAATTACCCTCGCAGGAACCAGCGCTGGTGCCGCCGTCATGGGACATCACATGATTGCTGGCGGCGGCAGTGGCGAATCTCCCAATCATTCTTTAGTCGATATGACCCTCGGACTTGGCATCATTCCAGAAGTCTTAGTCGATCAACATTTTCATAATCGCAATCGCATGGCGAGATTAATGAGCGCGATCGTTGCCCATCCCGACCGATTAGGAATTGGAATTGATGAAGACACCTGTGCATTATTTGAAGGAGACGGCATTTTACAAGTCCTAGGCAAAGGAGCTGTCACCATCCTTGACCCCAGCGAAATGAACTACACCAATCAAGCCGAAATCAACAAAACCGACCCGATTTGTATGGGAAATTTGCGCTTGCATGTTCTCAGTGCGGGTTGTCGATTTGACTTGCGGCGGCGCACCATGCTCTTGCGGGAATCGCGGAGAAAGCCATTCTGGGATCGCCCCTGA
- a CDS encoding NAD(P)H-binding protein: protein MKAFVAGATGETGRRIVQQLVDRGIPVRALVRDPEKARSILPTGVELVKGDVLNKADLVGAIADSTVLFCATGAKPSFDPTQPYKVDLEGTKNLVDAAKAKGIEHFVFVSSLCTSQFFHPLNLFWLILVWKKQAEEYLQKSGLTYTIVRPGGLKNEDNQDRIIMSSADTLSEGSIPRTKVAQVCIESAFQPSARNKIVEIVAKPEAPEQSFEALFASVA from the coding sequence ATGAAAGCATTTGTAGCAGGGGCGACGGGTGAAACGGGACGTAGGATTGTTCAACAACTCGTCGATCGCGGAATTCCTGTGCGCGCGCTCGTGCGCGATCCCGAAAAAGCACGATCGATTTTACCCACCGGGGTTGAACTCGTGAAAGGGGATGTCTTGAATAAAGCAGACTTAGTCGGCGCGATCGCAGACTCCACCGTGTTGTTCTGCGCAACGGGAGCGAAACCGAGCTTCGATCCCACCCAACCCTATAAAGTCGATTTAGAAGGCACAAAGAATCTCGTCGATGCTGCGAAAGCGAAAGGAATTGAGCATTTTGTATTCGTTTCCTCACTGTGTACCTCACAGTTTTTTCACCCATTAAACTTGTTCTGGTTAATTCTGGTCTGGAAGAAACAGGCAGAAGAATATCTACAAAAGAGCGGACTCACTTACACGATCGTGCGTCCGGGGGGCTTAAAGAACGAAGACAATCAAGATCGCATTATCATGTCCTCGGCAGATACCCTCAGCGAAGGCAGCATTCCCCGCACCAAAGTTGCACAAGTTTGCATCGAGTCTGCCTTTCAGCCCAGTGCTCGCAACAAAATTGTAGAAATCGTGGCAAAACCAGAAGCCCCTGAGCAATCGTTTGAAGCGCTCTTTGCTTCAGTTGCTTAA
- a CDS encoding HHL1-like protein — protein MTSSPGFGKKVHKEKKQTTGTAKRAQASKQFDDFKSKGLPEYEIYLRVQGKKKLQWFPIGAIAVKRSSQISAAIYANEEELLKGAFRLFPGLRKERESLEYGYRLKEFKDEEIQLAVRPTPGVPGVLQGAIASVGEKIGGLFSKAK, from the coding sequence ATGACAAGCTCTCCTGGATTCGGAAAAAAGGTTCATAAAGAGAAGAAGCAAACGACTGGGACGGCAAAACGTGCCCAAGCCTCGAAGCAGTTTGACGACTTCAAATCGAAAGGGCTACCCGAATATGAGATCTACCTCCGAGTCCAGGGCAAAAAGAAACTGCAATGGTTTCCCATTGGCGCGATCGCGGTAAAACGCTCCTCTCAAATCAGTGCAGCCATTTACGCCAACGAAGAAGAACTCTTAAAAGGCGCATTCCGTCTCTTCCCTGGCTTACGCAAAGAGCGCGAATCGCTGGAATATGGCTATCGCTTGAAAGAATTTAAAGACGAAGAAATTCAATTAGCCGTCCGCCCGACACCTGGAGTTCCCGGAGTGCTGCAAGGTGCGATCGCCTCGGTGGGCGAAAAAATCGGCGGATTATTCAGCAAAGCAAAATAA
- the cphA gene encoding cyanophycin synthetase: MKILKVQTLRGPNYWSIRRHKVVLMRLDLEDLAETPSNLIPGFYEGLVELLPSLVEHFCSPGCRGGFLARVREGTMMGHIIEHVALELQELTGMLVGFGRTRETAEPGVYQVAIEYIHERAGRYAARAAVRICQTLVETGRYPKEELEKDLNDLREIAAECSLGPSTETIVKEAETRNIPWAELGARAMIQLGFGVHQKRIQATLSNRTGILGVELASDKEGTKQMLRASGVPVPRGTVISYLDELEDAIADVGGYPIVIKPLNGNHGRGITINITTWEQAEAAYDAAKDVSKSVIIERFYQGRDHRVLVVNGKVVAVAERVPAHVVGDGRSTIQQLIDETNRDPRRGTGHDNVLTKIEVDRTSWELLEQKGYNLETVLPAGEMCYLRATANLSTGGIAIDRTDDIHPENLWLAERVVKIIGLDIAGIDIVTEDISKPLREVDGVIVEVNAAPGFRMHVCPSEGIPRNVAEPVIDMLFPNHSNGRIPIIAITGTNGKTTTTRLIAHLFKQTKQVVGYTTTDGTYIGDYLVEPGDNTGPQSAQLILQDPTVEVAVLESARGGILRSGLAFNACDVGVVLNVAADHLGLGDINTIDEMARVKSVVAEAALPKGYVVLNADDPLVSAMASRVSAQIAYFSMNAENELIRSHTQRGGLAAVYENGYLSILKGDWTLRIEQAINVPLTLGGRAPFMIANALAASLAAFAQGVRIEEIRAALMTFQASTKQTPGRMNLFNLGHFHVLIDYAHNPHSYKALGGFVQNWTDGDRIGVIGAPGDRRDEDFVELGTLSADLFDRMIIKEDDDNRGRERGNTAEFIVQGVKATKPDARYEVILDETQAIEAALESATPGSLVVILPESVTRAIKLIEARNAVQVMTPVVTLNGNSDPVQPQMVAREAIPTS, from the coding sequence ATGAAGATACTCAAAGTTCAGACGTTACGTGGACCCAACTATTGGAGTATTCGCCGCCATAAAGTTGTTTTAATGCGTCTAGATCTCGAAGATCTGGCAGAAACACCTTCTAACTTAATTCCTGGGTTCTACGAAGGTCTGGTCGAGTTGCTTCCTTCACTTGTCGAACATTTCTGTTCTCCGGGCTGCCGAGGTGGCTTTTTAGCTCGCGTTCGGGAAGGCACAATGATGGGACATATCATTGAGCATGTGGCGCTAGAGCTTCAAGAATTAACCGGAATGCTGGTTGGGTTTGGAAGAACTCGCGAAACCGCCGAACCGGGCGTGTACCAAGTTGCGATCGAATATATTCACGAACGCGCCGGACGCTATGCAGCGAGGGCTGCCGTCCGAATTTGCCAAACCCTGGTTGAAACCGGACGATATCCAAAAGAAGAACTTGAAAAAGATCTCAACGACCTGCGCGAAATTGCCGCAGAGTGCAGTTTAGGACCGAGTACCGAAACAATCGTCAAAGAAGCCGAAACCCGCAATATTCCTTGGGCAGAACTCGGTGCGCGCGCCATGATTCAACTGGGCTTTGGCGTACATCAGAAGCGCATTCAAGCGACGTTGAGCAATCGGACTGGCATTCTTGGAGTTGAGCTTGCCTCGGATAAAGAAGGAACGAAACAAATGCTGCGAGCGTCTGGAGTTCCAGTTCCGCGTGGCACTGTTATTAGCTATTTAGACGAATTAGAAGATGCGATCGCGGATGTCGGTGGATATCCGATCGTGATTAAGCCGCTGAATGGCAATCATGGTCGAGGCATTACGATTAACATTACAACCTGGGAACAAGCCGAAGCTGCTTACGATGCAGCCAAAGATGTTTCTAAGTCGGTCATCATTGAACGGTTCTATCAGGGTCGCGATCACCGAGTTTTAGTCGTCAATGGGAAAGTTGTTGCTGTAGCTGAAAGAGTTCCTGCACATGTAGTAGGAGATGGTCGCTCGACGATTCAACAATTAATTGATGAAACGAATCGAGATCCGCGACGTGGTACAGGTCACGATAATGTCCTGACAAAGATCGAAGTCGATCGCACGTCTTGGGAATTGTTAGAACAAAAAGGCTACAACTTGGAAACGGTACTACCAGCAGGCGAGATGTGCTATCTGAGAGCAACTGCGAACCTCAGTACTGGCGGCATTGCTATCGATCGTACCGATGATATTCATCCTGAAAATCTCTGGTTAGCTGAGCGCGTCGTAAAAATTATCGGCTTAGATATTGCGGGAATTGATATCGTCACTGAGGATATCTCAAAGCCGTTGCGCGAAGTCGATGGTGTGATTGTTGAAGTCAATGCGGCTCCTGGGTTTCGGATGCACGTTTGTCCGAGTGAAGGGATTCCGCGCAATGTTGCTGAACCCGTGATCGATATGCTGTTTCCGAATCATTCCAATGGTCGCATCCCAATCATTGCGATTACTGGAACAAACGGAAAAACAACCACAACGCGCTTAATTGCTCATCTGTTTAAACAGACGAAGCAAGTCGTAGGTTACACCACAACCGATGGCACTTATATTGGGGACTACCTCGTTGAACCTGGCGATAATACCGGGCCTCAAAGCGCACAGTTAATCCTGCAAGATCCCACCGTGGAAGTCGCCGTACTTGAAAGTGCCAGAGGTGGAATTTTGCGATCGGGTTTAGCCTTCAATGCTTGTGATGTCGGTGTGGTTTTGAATGTCGCCGCCGATCACCTGGGACTTGGGGATATTAATACGATCGACGAAATGGCACGAGTCAAAAGCGTCGTCGCGGAAGCTGCACTGCCCAAAGGCTATGTCGTCTTGAATGCGGATGATCCGTTAGTTTCAGCAATGGCAAGTCGCGTTTCGGCTCAGATTGCTTACTTCTCGATGAATGCAGAGAATGAATTAATTCGATCGCATACCCAACGAGGTGGACTCGCAGCCGTATATGAAAATGGCTATCTCTCGATCTTGAAAGGCGATTGGACGCTGAGAATTGAACAAGCGATCAATGTTCCTTTGACTCTCGGTGGACGCGCGCCATTCATGATTGCGAATGCTTTGGCTGCAAGTTTGGCAGCATTTGCTCAAGGCGTTCGGATTGAAGAAATTCGAGCAGCCTTGATGACATTCCAAGCTTCAACCAAGCAAACACCAGGGCGGATGAATCTCTTCAACTTGGGTCATTTCCATGTGTTGATCGACTATGCCCACAATCCGCATAGCTACAAGGCATTAGGTGGCTTTGTTCAGAATTGGACGGATGGCGATCGCATTGGAGTAATCGGCGCACCGGGAGATCGACGCGATGAAGATTTTGTCGAGTTAGGCACACTCTCCGCAGACTTATTCGATCGCATGATCATTAAAGAAGATGACGACAATCGCGGACGCGAGCGTGGCAATACCGCTGAATTCATTGTGCAAGGCGTAAAAGCGACGAAACCGGATGCTCGATATGAAGTCATTCTCGATGAAACTCAAGCGATCGAGGCGGCGCTAGAAAGTGCAACTCCTGGCAGTTTAGTGGTGATCTTGCCGGAAAGTGTCACGAGAGCGATCAAGCTCATTGAGGCTCGAAATGCAGTTCAGGTCATGACCCCGGTTGTAACTCTAAATGGCAATTCAGATCCTGTGCAGCCCCAGATGGTCGCGAGAGAAGCAATCCCAACTTCCTAG
- a CDS encoding DUF1997 domain-containing protein, with translation MQSQPTDPSDFANPNFARPTDAAGGNVTPAHTDALINEPTVFSSQFVDCMEMNADARTVAAYLDVHQEWFRRCAHPMQVESIGQNSYALIIGHFGAFGYDVEPRVGLDLLPQQEGIYRIETVPVPDDTYLGYEVDFQAALNLVEHSSPSDPNLKMTQVQWQLDLSVAIQFPRFIHALPDALIKSTGERILKQVVRQVSRRLTHKVQEDFHSSRNLTVPKRVRKRFL, from the coding sequence ATGCAATCGCAACCGACCGATCCCTCAGACTTCGCGAATCCCAATTTCGCCCGCCCCACCGATGCTGCGGGTGGAAATGTGACTCCTGCTCACACGGATGCTCTGATTAATGAGCCAACGGTGTTTTCGAGCCAGTTTGTGGACTGCATGGAGATGAATGCTGATGCGCGAACGGTAGCAGCCTATCTGGATGTGCATCAAGAATGGTTTCGACGCTGCGCGCATCCGATGCAGGTTGAATCGATCGGGCAAAATAGCTATGCGCTGATTATTGGTCATTTTGGGGCGTTTGGGTACGATGTGGAGCCGCGAGTTGGCTTGGATCTGTTGCCACAGCAAGAAGGGATTTATCGGATTGAAACAGTTCCAGTTCCAGACGATACTTATCTGGGCTATGAAGTAGATTTTCAAGCGGCATTGAATCTGGTGGAGCATTCAAGCCCTAGTGATCCCAACTTGAAAATGACTCAGGTGCAGTGGCAGCTTGATTTAAGTGTTGCGATTCAGTTTCCGCGCTTTATTCATGCGTTGCCGGATGCGTTGATTAAAAGTACGGGAGAGCGGATTCTCAAACAGGTTGTTCGTCAGGTTTCGCGTCGTCTAACGCATAAAGTTCAAGAAGATTTTCATTCGTCTCGAAATTTGACGGTTCCAAAGCGTGTACGTAAGCGGTTTTTGTAA